In the genome of Sphingobium sp. CR2-8, the window TGGCTGGCCGCGCCATCTCAGCAATCGCGGCAGCGCCTATATCGGCGGCATCCGCGTGCCCGTCGTCGGCCGAGTGTCGATGGACAGCATGGCGCTCGACGTCACCGATCTGCCCGACGACCTGCTCCAGCCCGGCGCGCCGGTCGAACTGATCGGCCCGCACCAGACGATCGATGATGTCGCCGCGCAGGCGGACACCATCAGCTACGAAATATTGACCCGCCTCGGCCACCGCTACGCGCGGGACTATCTGGCCGCGCCGGTCGCAGACAAGGAAAGCGGCAGGTCATGAAGATCGTCATTCTGGGCGGCGGCGTGATCGGCGTCACGTCCGCCTGGTATCTGTCGCAGGCGGGGCACGAGGTGGTCGTGGTCGACCGCCAGACCCGCGTGGCGCAGGAAACCAGCTTCGCCAATGCGGGCGAGATTTCGCCCGGCTATGCCTCGCCCTGGGCCGCGCCCGGCATCCCGGCCAAGGCGCTGCGCTGGCTGTTCATGCAGCATGCGCCGTTGATCCTGCGGCCAAAGGTCGACATGGCCATGTTGCGCTGGCTGGTGGCGATGCTGGGCAATTGCAACGCGGCCGACTATCGCATCAACAAGGGGCGCATGGTCCGGCTGGCGGAACATAGCCGCGACCGCCTGATCGCGCTGCGCGCCGAGACGGGCATAGCCTATGACGAGCGCAGCCAGGGCACGCTCCAGCTGTTCCGCGAACAAAAGCAGCTCGACGGCATCGCCAAGGATATTGAGGTGCTGCGCGCCGACCATGTCCCTTTCGAAGTCCTCGACCGCGCAGGCTGCCTGGCCGCCGAACCGGGCCTTGCCGCCAGCGCCGCGACAATCGTGGGCGGCCTGCGCCTGCCCCAGGACGAAACGGGCGACTGTTTCAAATTTACCAACGCGCTGGCGGACATGGCCCGGGCGCGCGGCGTCCAGTTCCTGATGGGGCGTCAGATCACCGGCCTTGCGCGCGAAGCCGGACGCATCAGCCATGTCGTCACGGATCAGGGACCGGTCAGCGGCGACGCCTATCTCGTCGCCATGGGCAGCTTCTCTCCCCTGATCGTCGCGCCGCTTGGCCTGCGCCTGCCGGTCTATCCGGTGAAGGGCTATTCGATCACCGTGCCGATCGTGCGGGAGGAAGGCGCGCCCGTATCGACCCTGCTGGACGAAAGCTACAAGGTCGCGATCACACGGCTGGGCGATCGCATCCGGGTGGGCGGCATGGCCGAACTGTCGGGCTACACCAACGACCTGCCGCAGGCGCGTCGCGACACGCTGGACCATAGCGTAGGCACCTTGTTCCCGGGCGCTGGCGATCTGTCCCGCGCGACCTTCTGGAGCGGACTGCGGCCGATGACGCCGGATTCGACGCCGGTCGTGGGCGCGACCGCCATCGACAATCTGTTCCTCAACACCGGCCATGGCACGCTGGGCTGGACCATGGCCTGCGGTTCGGGCCATGTCATCGCCGACATCATCAGCGACCG includes:
- a CDS encoding D-amino acid dehydrogenase, which encodes MKIVILGGGVIGVTSAWYLSQAGHEVVVVDRQTRVAQETSFANAGEISPGYASPWAAPGIPAKALRWLFMQHAPLILRPKVDMAMLRWLVAMLGNCNAADYRINKGRMVRLAEHSRDRLIALRAETGIAYDERSQGTLQLFREQKQLDGIAKDIEVLRADHVPFEVLDRAGCLAAEPGLAASAATIVGGLRLPQDETGDCFKFTNALADMARARGVQFLMGRQITGLAREAGRISHVVTDQGPVSGDAYLVAMGSFSPLIVAPLGLRLPVYPVKGYSITVPIVREEGAPVSTLLDESYKVAITRLGDRIRVGGMAELSGYTNDLPQARRDTLDHSVGTLFPGAGDLSRATFWSGLRPMTPDSTPVVGATAIDNLFLNTGHGTLGWTMACGSGHVIADIISDRPPAIETADLALSRYRR